In Vibrio diazotrophicus, the following proteins share a genomic window:
- the rpsG gene encoding 30S ribosomal protein S7 produces the protein MPRRRVIGQRKILPDPKFKSELLAKFVNILMVDGKKSTAEKIVYTALDTMAEKSGKDHLAVFEEALENVRPAVEVKSRRVGGSTYQVPVEVRPVRRNALAMRWLVEAARKRGEKSMAARLAAEMLDASENKGTAVKKREDVHRMAEANKAFAHYRW, from the coding sequence ATGCCACGTCGTCGCGTTATTGGTCAGCGTAAGATCCTTCCAGATCCAAAGTTCAAATCAGAACTGCTGGCAAAATTCGTTAACATCCTTATGGTTGACGGTAAAAAATCTACTGCAGAAAAAATTGTTTACACTGCACTAGACACTATGGCTGAGAAATCTGGTAAAGATCACTTAGCTGTATTTGAAGAAGCTCTTGAAAATGTACGCCCAGCGGTAGAAGTTAAGTCTCGCCGTGTTGGTGGTTCAACTTACCAAGTACCAGTAGAAGTACGTCCGGTTCGCCGTAACGCACTTGCTATGCGTTGGTTAGTTGAAGCTGCGCGCAAGCGTGGTGAAAAATCTATGGCTGCTCGCCTAGCTGCTGAAATGCTAGACGCGTCAGAAAACAAAGGTACAGCTGTTAAGAAACGTGAAGACGTTCACCGTATGGCTGAAGCGAACAAAGCGTTTGCTCATTACCGTTGGTAA
- the rpsL gene encoding 30S ribosomal protein S12, which translates to MATINQLVRKPRVKQVVKSNVPALEACPQKRGVCTRVYTTTPKKPNSALRKVCRVRLTNGFEVTSYIGGEGHNLQEHSVVLIRGGRVKDLPGVRYHTVRGALDCAGVNDRKQARSKYGVKRPKS; encoded by the coding sequence ATGGCAACTATTAACCAGTTGGTACGTAAGCCTCGTGTAAAGCAAGTTGTTAAAAGCAACGTGCCTGCACTAGAAGCGTGCCCACAAAAACGTGGTGTATGTACTCGTGTTTACACTACTACACCTAAAAAACCTAACTCAGCACTTCGTAAAGTTTGTCGTGTACGTCTAACAAACGGCTTCGAAGTGACTTCGTACATCGGCGGTGAAGGTCACAACCTTCAAGAGCACTCAGTTGTTCTAATCCGTGGTGGTCGTGTTAAAGACCTTCCAGGTGTGCGTTACCACACTGTTCGCGGTGCACTTGACTGTGCTGGCGTGAACGACCGTAAACAGGCTCGTTCTAAGTACGGTGTGAAGCGTCCTAAGTCTTAA
- the tusB gene encoding sulfurtransferase complex subunit TusB, which produces MLHIVKSLEKLKLVSRYLLQEDALLLVENAVYATSEHSEYFKQIAQANLVFVLEEDLLARGWSKKTAENIQIINKFEFVELTVSHAKSISW; this is translated from the coding sequence GTGCTACACATTGTAAAATCTTTGGAAAAACTGAAGCTTGTGTCTCGTTATCTGCTACAAGAAGATGCGTTATTGCTGGTGGAGAATGCCGTTTACGCAACCAGTGAACATTCTGAGTATTTCAAGCAAATTGCACAGGCAAATCTGGTATTTGTTTTGGAAGAGGATCTTCTGGCGAGAGGGTGGTCGAAAAAGACGGCGGAAAACATTCAAATTATCAATAAATTCGAGTTTGTTGAGCTAACGGTAAGTCACGCAAAATCAATATCTTGGTAG
- the tusC gene encoding sulfurtransferase complex subunit TusC, translating into MKKVAFIFHTPPHATSSAREGLDAILAASAYSEDLAIFFVGEGVLQLLKAQESSQVLSRDYISAYKLLDLYDIEQRYICSQSLQDWGLEPSDLIIEGEVLSSQQIAAHWNEFDQLLTF; encoded by the coding sequence TTGAAAAAAGTCGCCTTTATTTTTCATACTCCTCCTCATGCTACATCTTCCGCACGTGAAGGGCTGGACGCAATTTTAGCCGCTTCTGCCTATTCAGAAGATTTAGCCATTTTTTTCGTAGGAGAAGGGGTTCTACAACTCCTCAAGGCTCAGGAATCGTCTCAAGTATTGAGTCGCGATTACATTAGCGCTTATAAACTGCTTGATTTATATGATATTGAGCAGCGTTATATTTGCTCTCAAAGCCTACAAGACTGGGGGCTTGAGCCGAGCGACTTAATTATTGAGGGAGAAGTTCTGTCCTCACAGCAAATCGCAGCTCATTGGAATGAGTTCGACCAACTTTTAACTTTCTGA
- the tusD gene encoding sulfurtransferase complex subunit TusD, whose amino-acid sequence MHTSLTYTLVVNGSVYGTQSARNAYLFAQALIEKGHQLKSVFFYQDGVFNASSLTVPANDEFDLVKAWQSLATKHQVRLETCVAAALRRGVIGKEEASQHQLPSDNLAEHFEQSGLGSLAEALLSQDRVIQF is encoded by the coding sequence ATTCACACTTCGTTGACTTATACCTTGGTGGTCAATGGGTCTGTGTACGGAACTCAGTCTGCACGTAATGCCTATTTGTTTGCACAAGCTTTGATAGAAAAAGGGCACCAGCTAAAAAGTGTCTTCTTCTATCAAGACGGTGTGTTCAATGCATCATCACTGACGGTTCCCGCCAACGATGAGTTTGATCTGGTCAAAGCATGGCAATCACTGGCGACTAAGCATCAGGTTCGTTTGGAAACGTGCGTAGCTGCAGCATTACGTCGTGGTGTGATTGGCAAAGAAGAAGCAAGTCAGCATCAATTGCCTTCAGATAATCTTGCAGAGCACTTTGAGCAATCTGGGCTGGGTAGTCTAGCCGAAGCGTTGCTTAGTCAGGATAGAGTGATTCAGTTTTGA
- a CDS encoding helix-turn-helix transcriptional regulator encodes MTTTETFNNADMLLEMESVHVKPFTEHDKVILRSYEAVVDGIASLIGPFCEIVLHSLEDLNTSAIKIANGENTGRQVGSPITDLALKMLRDIEGSERNFSRSYFTRAKGGVLMKSITVAIRNGENRVIGLLCINVNLDAPFSQVLQSFMPTQEAQDAASSVNFASDVEELVDQTVERTIEEINTDKTVSNNTKNRQIVMALFDKGIFDIKDAINRVADRLNISKHTVYLYIRQRKTEDDEA; translated from the coding sequence GTGACAACAACAGAAACATTTAATAATGCAGACATGCTGCTCGAAATGGAATCCGTGCACGTGAAACCATTCACTGAGCACGACAAGGTGATTTTGCGCTCTTATGAAGCTGTTGTAGATGGTATCGCCAGCTTGATTGGTCCTTTTTGTGAGATTGTTTTGCACTCATTAGAAGATTTAAATACCTCTGCAATTAAAATCGCCAATGGTGAAAACACAGGTCGACAAGTCGGCTCACCGATCACCGACCTTGCGCTTAAGATGCTGAGAGATATTGAAGGTTCAGAACGCAATTTTTCTCGTTCTTACTTTACCCGCGCGAAGGGTGGTGTCTTGATGAAATCCATTACGGTTGCAATTCGTAATGGTGAGAATCGTGTTATTGGTTTGCTGTGTATTAACGTCAACCTTGATGCTCCATTCTCTCAAGTTCTTCAATCTTTTATGCCAACTCAAGAAGCACAAGACGCAGCATCTTCAGTTAACTTCGCGAGCGATGTCGAAGAGCTTGTGGACCAAACGGTTGAACGCACAATTGAAGAAATCAACACTGACAAAACGGTATCGAATAATACGAAGAACCGTCAGATTGTTATGGCTCTGTTCGATAAAGGTATCTTCGATATTAAAGATGCGATTAACCGCGTTGCGGACCGTCTGAATATTTCTAAGCACACTGTTTATCTGTATATCCGTCAGCGTAAGACTGAGGATGATGAAGCGTGA
- the fkpA gene encoding FKBP-type peptidyl-prolyl cis-trans isomerase, whose translation MKSLFKVSLLAATVILAVGCQKDEAPKAEATPAAQEQAQAVTFKTDDDKAAYAIGVSFANYLNTSLDKPREIGIELNKDLVLQGIEHVFAGKAELTEEDTRAALEALDKRVAETMQAKAAEKAAASKEAGDKFRSEFEAQEGVKKTESGLLYQVITPAEGDKPKETDTVQVHYKGTLTDGTQFDSSYDRGEPATFPLNRVIPGWTEGVQLMPVGSKFKFVIPPELAYGEQDTPTIPANSTLVFEVELLKIDNGDAAAQ comes from the coding sequence ATGAAATCACTATTTAAAGTGTCACTGCTAGCTGCAACAGTCATTCTTGCAGTCGGCTGCCAGAAAGATGAAGCACCGAAAGCGGAAGCGACCCCGGCAGCACAAGAGCAAGCTCAGGCAGTCACTTTTAAAACGGACGATGATAAAGCGGCATACGCTATTGGTGTTTCTTTCGCTAACTACCTAAACACCAGCTTAGACAAGCCTCGTGAAATTGGTATCGAACTAAACAAAGATCTTGTACTTCAGGGTATTGAACACGTTTTTGCTGGCAAAGCAGAACTTACTGAAGAAGATACTCGCGCAGCACTAGAAGCGTTGGACAAACGTGTGGCTGAAACCATGCAAGCGAAAGCGGCTGAGAAAGCAGCAGCAAGCAAAGAAGCGGGCGATAAGTTCCGCTCTGAGTTTGAAGCGCAAGAAGGTGTGAAGAAAACTGAATCTGGCCTACTGTACCAAGTGATCACGCCAGCAGAAGGTGATAAGCCAAAAGAAACCGATACTGTTCAAGTACATTACAAAGGTACTTTGACTGACGGTACTCAGTTCGACAGTTCATACGATCGTGGTGAGCCAGCAACATTCCCTCTAAACCGAGTTATTCCGGGTTGGACAGAAGGTGTTCAGTTGATGCCTGTTGGTTCAAAATTCAAGTTCGTTATTCCGCCTGAACTTGCATATGGCGAACAAGACACGCCAACAATTCCAGCGAACTCAACACTGGTATTTGAAGTTGAGTTACTGAAAATTGATAACGGTGACGCTGCGGCTCAATAA